The Chitinophaga lutea genome contains the following window.
GCGATTTCTTAAAAGTAGCACGGATGGGCACTTCAAGCTGCCCGTTAAGGTATTTACAGATACAGGCGGAGCATATGCATACCGCGGCGAGCATCACTTCAAACACCCTTTTTTCATAACATTTACCGAACACAGGTGAAAGAGGTTGGCCGTTCTAATTGCGACCTGCATTCATAACAGGCATGATCAGTCCCTGCACTTGTCAATTTCTTTCCAGGGTCACTTTGCGGCAACTGATCAATTTTGGCTGCCAAGATACTTTATTTTTCCATTCTTCAAATTTTTCTGCAAAAGACAGGAAACGGGGAACCGAAGAGATATTCTTCACCTGCTTATTCCATGATGCCTCGTTTTTACCGGCAGCCGGGAAATTGCAAATTATGAACAACAAGCGAGCAAAATAGTGGTTGTTTGAGACCTCAAAAGAACAGATTTTGGAACGAAGCAGACTGCCGTCTACAAAACCGGCAGCCGCGCCACGATGAAATTTACAAACAGCGGAATATACATTGCGGGCATTTGCGCGCTCTTATCCTCTCCATTCAAAACCAGGGCGCAAACAGGCGCCGGACAGGTGGTGGGCAAATACAAAAACGTGTTTACAGCCCCGCCCGCCAGAACGCCTGCTAGCGTTGCCGTTGACGGGCCGCTGCTGGGGAATGGCTTTGCCGCCGCGGCCATGGCAGGGCGCCCCGAACAACAAACCTATTATCTTTCCAGGAACGATTTCTGGCGCCTGAAATCAGGGTTCAACGAATCCTATCCCGCCGTACTGGGTAAACTGGAAATTTTAATCCCCGAACTGAAAGGCGCGTCCTACCGCGTGGAGCAGGATTTGTTCCGGGCTGTCACTATCGCCGATTTCAAAAAACAGGACACTTCCATACGAATAACATCCATGATGGCGGCCAAAAATGATTGGCTTGTTATCGACATAACGAACAGCGGCCATGTTCTCCTGAAGGGGAAGGTATCATTAAGCCTGCCTGGAGCCGACCAGTTTCACATAGCCCATCCCGCCGTGAATAAATTCGTGGATACCGTTTCGTCGGGCGATAATGGACAGGGTACACAATGGATATTACGAGGGTTCCGGCAAGGTGTGGATATACCTTCCAACGCGGCAGCCGCAGTAAGAATATTGGGGAAGTCATCGAACGGGTTTACTATCTCTCCGGGAAAAACCATTACACTCGTTTGTGTATTTACCAGTAATATGCAAGCAAATGACTGCCTGCAGGCCGCCCGGCAACAGGCGCAGCAGGCCGGCAATGCCGCAGTTGCAAAAATCCGCAGGGAACATGCCGCCTGGTGGAGCCACTTCTGGAATGAAAGTTTTGTAGATATCGGCGATTCCTTGATCGAACAACAATATTACAAGTCGCAATACACCATGGCCTCCTGCAGCCGCGATCCAAAGTTCCCTCCCGGTATTTTCGGAAGTTGGGTGACGCGGGAACTGCCGGCATGGAATGGCGATTATCATCTCAACTATAATTACTCCGCGCCGTTCTACGCCCTCTATTCATCCAATCATTTACAACAGGCATCGCCCTACGAAACGCCGCTGATCGATTTTATATCCAGGGGCAAATATTATGCGGAAAAAATTACCGGCATCGCCGACGGCGTCTTGTATCCTGTTGGCATTGGCCCATTGGGCATCGAAAGCA
Protein-coding sequences here:
- a CDS encoding glycosyl hydrolase family 95 catalytic domain-containing protein, yielding MKFTNSGIYIAGICALLSSPFKTRAQTGAGQVVGKYKNVFTAPPARTPASVAVDGPLLGNGFAAAAMAGRPEQQTYYLSRNDFWRLKSGFNESYPAVLGKLEILIPELKGASYRVEQDLFRAVTIADFKKQDTSIRITSMMAAKNDWLVIDITNSGHVLLKGKVSLSLPGADQFHIAHPAVNKFVDTVSSGDNGQGTQWILRGFRQGVDIPSNAAAAVRILGKSSNGFTISPGKTITLVCVFTSNMQANDCLQAARQQAQQAGNAAVAKIRREHAAWWSHFWNESFVDIGDSLIEQQYYKSQYTMASCSRDPKFPPGIFGSWVTRELPAWNGDYHLNYNYSAPFYALYSSNHLQQASPYETPLIDFISRGKYYAEKITGIADGVLYPVGIGPLGIESTRKNDIMRKSFGGYITGGQTEDEGLFFGQKSNAAYCVTNLSTQFYRTYDTAFTRRVYPFVRSVAVFWQHYLKREGARYVIENDAIHEGTIGTRNPILTLGLLPMVLKTAIDMSALLGEDAELRNVWQEKADLLADYPVQQRNGRTVFRYSEQGTAWWGDNTLGIQHIYPAGQIGLSSSPRLLEISQHTIREMNRWLDMNGSNSFFPAAVRVGYNADTILQKLRDYTLHTYPNGFQLNNPHGIENCSTVPNTINEMLCMSNQHVLRVFAVWPREKDCSFTNIRSEGAFLVSAALKNGVVQYVKVVSEKGRDCILQNPWPGKTLIVKSNKKATVKSSGAMVTLPTITGEALLITHLQ